The segment AACATGGATGCTGTTTCTGTTCATTCACAATACCAACTGTACATATTTCTTTACCCGATGCTCTTATTGCTTCACCAAAATAAGTGCAAGAATTTCCCCCGCAGATTTTACACATCACGTGTGCGGTAAATAAACACCGAACCTCCTTTGTCATAGACAAAATATTCCACAACTTTGTACACCGAAGTCACTTCCACTTTTGCTCAACATATAATAGTATGACAGCAGAGGACGCAGGAGTTGATAGGCATGAAGGATCTGACCATTCAAGATCACCCTCAGTTGAATCTGATAGCTCGAATTCCTCTCGAGGAAACAACAAGGCCAATCAAAATGCAACCCATCTACGACCCTCATTGCAAGGCGCAGGTCGATCAGCATCATCCTCGAATATATCAGTAAATACATCAAACCTTGCATCACACAGAAAAACCCACCCATCAAGGCTCAAATCACATAATAGGTCTTTGTCGCATAACAAATTACTAAACAAATTGTCAACATCCACCACACCAGCATCTGTGAGACCGAATTTGAATCGGTCCAAATCCACTGATGGGTTGACAAAGGGAGGCCGACATACTACTGCTATAAAGAGAAACAATAGATCATTCACGAAAGTGACTGGTTTACAACCCTTGACAAAGACCGTATCCAACCACTCAGttaaatcaaacaagtcGAACTCATCGCTTAAAGGATTAGGCGGGGCGACAACTACAGGAGGGATTAAACCTAGTGCACGTAAGGGAAAGGcaactttgaatttggatgatgatgataaagagtatgaagatgttgatgagCCTCCTGATGAAGGCGATGTAGTTGCTGCACCACAACCCGAAAGATTTGACAGTCAGGAAACAGTGTCCACTACGCACCTGAATTCTGATCAAAACATTCCCAGTTTGTATGAGCAAATCAACAGAATTCTTCCTGACCCTACGCCTCAAGACGATGTCGTTTATGATAATCGCCCCAAACTTGATGTCGTGGAAGAGGGCAAGGCTATTGATGAGAAGACggcaaacaaaaatgattcaaaGAGACCTGATCTTGTCTCATCAGTACAGAGCTCAGCTGAAGATGTGactcaaaacaacaatctcTATGGAAGTTCATTACTTCTTTCACAATCAACAGGGATAGTTAGAAAAATCGATCCAATAAGTGCAAAAGTTACTGAGATTTATCCCAATAGACATAATCAAAACGATTCACAGCAACCAGAGTCTGTTAGTGGCATTTCCTTTAAAGCTAACCCTATGGAAGCGGTCAACACTAACATTGCCAAACCAGTGACCACGAATCAAAATGTCAGCCAGAACAATTCGTACCAACCTGATCAAACcattttcaccaatttgCAAAGAACGAATAATCAATATATGCAGACAAAGCAAAACGGCGAGCGCTTGCCTGATACACGCCCtattcaaaacaataaaagCGTGAACCCACTAAACAATGGTGCTAACAACTACAGTGAGTTCCTTCGAAGtacatcatcttcatcggATCTGCAGCATGGACCTTCAAAGAATATTGAGACTAGAACACAGCAAAAGCTCTGGCTACAAAGGGAGAGTTCACTTTTGGATGTCACAAATATGGACCCCGCAAGAAGGTCtaatttttccaacttaTCCTTGAATAATTTAATGTTTTCACATAATTACAATCTGAGCCATTCAAGTAATCCTAATTCGTATCAAAGTCAGCATGGCATATCCTCAACCCTAGGACCATTAACACCTGTCACCCCAGGACCAGTACAAGGTGTACCTGGTTTCAACAACGGAACAATTACTCCAGATAGAGGCCCATCTTCAGTCAATGTAAATGGATTACTTCATATGGTGCAAAACACtcatcaaaattcaattcaatcgAGAACTGAGTTTGAGAGGCTCAACAGGGAGTACCTAAATGTGAGAAGGCATTTAAATCCTGTCGGGGAGAGTTTAAACAGACTTCAAAGTTTAAATGGTAACGAAGGCGAGATTAAAGTTGTAAAGTCGAAAAAGCGTCCCGAGAGTGGCAATACTAACGCAAATACATTTGAGGAATATGCATCATCATTCCACGCAAGACAAGCAGAGACTATAGGAACAGTCAACAAGATTTGGCAGGATGCTATTTTGTGGACCTTGTCATCTTCCAGAGTAGGATCTTTCTCACAAGAGAACATTACAAGCCAACAACTGCATCCACCAGTTCATAGAATGTCTTCTTTTGGTCAAAATTCACCCTACACTAAACATGGTCAGCACCAATCTAGCCGAGCTGTAAAACTTGCTCAAAGCCAGTCACATAACGATTAAACgaattttgtttatttaGTATATATACATGaataaaaagttttctCCATCTCCAAGAGAAGCTGCAACTATGCCCCGTTTCATCTATCCTTGTCTTTGCTTATGTTTACCATTTGATTTACAGTAAACATATActcttccttttcttttcactAAATAGCAGTCcttgcaa is part of the Candida orthopsilosis Co 90-125, chromosome 2 draft sequence genome and harbors:
- a CDS encoding Tco89 protein (similar to S. cerevisiae Tco89p, which is component of the TOR C1 complex that is involved in the regulation of growth and cell wall integrity), producing MTAEDAGVDRHEGSDHSRSPSVESDSSNSSRGNNKANQNATHLRPSLQGAGRSASSSNISVNTSNLASHRKTHPSRLKSHNRSLSHNKLLNKLSTSTTPASVRPNLNRSKSTDGLTKGGRHTTAIKRNNRSFTKVTGLQPLTKTVSNHSVKSNKSNSSLKGLGGATTTGGIKPSARKGKATLNLDDDDKEYEDVDEPPDEGDVVAAPQPERFDSQETVSTTHSNSDQNIPSLYEQINRILPDPTPQDDVVYDNRPKLDVVEEGKAIDEKTANKNDSKRPDLVSSVQSSAEDVTQNNNLYGSSLLLSQSTGIVRKIDPISAKVTEIYPNRHNQNDSQQPESVSGISFKANPMEAVNTNIAKPVTTNQNVSQNNSYQPDQTIFTNLQRTNNQYMQTKQNGERLPDTRPIQNNKSVNPLNNGANNYSEFLRSTSSSSDSQHGPSKNIETRTQQKLWLQRESSLLDVTNMDPARRSNFSNLSLNNLMFSHNYNSSHSSNPNSYQSQHGISSTLGPLTPVTPGPVQGVPGFNNGTITPDRGPSSVNVNGLLHMVQNTHQNSIQSRTEFERLNREYLNVRRHLNPVGESLNRLQSLNGNEGEIKVVKSKKRPESGNTNANTFEEYASSFHARQAETIGTVNKIWQDAILWTLSSSRVGSFSQENITSQQSHPPVHRMSSFGQNSPYTKHGQHQSSRAVKLAQSQSHND